A genomic window from Micromonospora violae includes:
- a CDS encoding TetR/AcrR family transcriptional regulator, whose translation MTRGTPDTRPSEARLRLLTTAIRLFYSEGIHSVGIDRIISEAKVTRATFYRHFPSKDDLILAYLREIHRMEREAVDTAIATHSSPVDPLRAIAGSIARNIQSPGFRGCAFLNAAAEYPATEHPVRQEIIAHRQWFLDTLTTLMAQVHQETADPAARHFVMLRDGAMAAGCLFDPALVSETFLRGVDGLLEINAERQSTGSAG comes from the coding sequence ATGACGCGCGGCACACCCGACACCCGGCCCTCCGAGGCGCGCCTCCGGCTGCTCACCACCGCGATCCGGCTCTTCTATTCCGAAGGCATCCACTCCGTCGGCATCGACCGGATCATTTCCGAGGCGAAGGTGACCCGGGCGACCTTCTACCGGCACTTCCCCAGCAAGGACGACCTCATCCTCGCCTACCTGCGGGAGATCCACCGGATGGAGCGCGAAGCGGTCGACACGGCCATCGCCACCCATTCGTCGCCGGTCGACCCACTCCGGGCGATTGCCGGCTCCATCGCCCGAAACATCCAGTCGCCCGGGTTCCGTGGATGCGCCTTCCTCAACGCCGCGGCGGAGTATCCCGCCACGGAACACCCGGTACGTCAGGAGATCATCGCCCACCGGCAATGGTTCCTGGACACGCTCACCACGCTGATGGCGCAGGTCCACCAGGAAACGGCTGATCCAGCCGCGCGCCACTTCGTCATGCTCCGCGACGGCGCCATGGCCGCCGGGTGCCTTTTCGACCCCGCGCTGGTGTCCGAGACCTTCCTGCGCGGCGTCGACGGCCTTCTGGAGATCAATGCCGAGCGTCAGTCGACCGGATCTGCCGGATAG
- a CDS encoding dihydrolipoyl dehydrogenase family protein codes for MTAIEYDVVVIGAGPVGENVADRVVQGGLTAAIVERELVGGECSYWACMPTKALLRSASALRAARHLPGAREAVTGDLDAAAVLARRDSFASHWHDDGQVSWLESVGIALHRGHGRITSARVVEVTGVDGVATTLTARHAVVVATGSSALLPDLPGLRAAAPWSSREAASASSVPRRLAIIGGGVVAAEMATAFAALGSSVTMLARDGVLPSAEPFAGARVTDSLRDAGVSVRLGAEAVSVKRDNGGTVHLDTASGERIEADEVLVAVGRTPNTRDIGLDSIGLAPGAWLAVDDTMRVVGGGEWLYAAGDVNRRALLTHQGKYQARAVGDVIVARATGATVEDGRWGRHVATADERAVPQVVFTDPEIASVGLTAAAAEAAGLRIRVVDYDLGRVAGAALHADGYQGHARMVVDEDRKVIVGCTLVGPDVAELIHAATIAIVGEVPLDRLWHAVPAYPTVSEVWLRLLETYGR; via the coding sequence ATGACCGCCATCGAGTACGACGTCGTCGTGATCGGCGCAGGTCCGGTCGGGGAGAACGTCGCCGACCGGGTCGTGCAGGGCGGGCTGACCGCCGCCATTGTCGAGCGGGAACTGGTCGGTGGTGAATGCTCGTACTGGGCCTGCATGCCGACCAAGGCGTTGCTGCGCAGCGCGTCCGCGTTGCGGGCGGCTCGCCACCTACCGGGTGCGCGTGAGGCGGTGACGGGCGACCTGGACGCGGCCGCGGTGTTGGCCCGGCGGGACTCCTTCGCCTCGCACTGGCACGACGACGGGCAGGTTTCGTGGTTGGAGTCGGTCGGCATCGCGCTGCACCGTGGTCATGGGCGGATCACGTCGGCCAGGGTCGTCGAGGTGACCGGCGTCGACGGCGTCGCGACGACGCTGACCGCGCGGCACGCGGTGGTTGTCGCCACCGGCAGCAGCGCTCTGTTGCCGGATCTCCCGGGCCTCCGTGCGGCCGCGCCATGGTCCAGCCGCGAGGCCGCTTCGGCCAGCTCGGTTCCCCGCCGGCTCGCCATCATCGGTGGTGGCGTGGTGGCGGCCGAGATGGCGACCGCGTTCGCCGCCCTGGGTTCGTCGGTGACGATGCTGGCTCGCGATGGTGTGTTGCCGTCGGCGGAGCCGTTCGCCGGTGCGCGGGTCACGGACTCGTTGCGCGACGCCGGCGTGTCGGTACGCCTCGGCGCGGAGGCGGTATCCGTCAAGCGCGACAACGGCGGAACCGTCCATCTCGACACCGCCTCCGGTGAGCGGATCGAGGCGGACGAGGTGCTGGTGGCGGTTGGTCGTACACCGAACACCCGCGATATCGGCCTCGACAGCATCGGGCTGGCGCCCGGTGCCTGGCTGGCGGTCGACGACACCATGCGCGTGGTGGGCGGCGGGGAGTGGCTGTACGCCGCCGGCGACGTGAACCGGCGGGCGCTGCTGACCCATCAGGGCAAGTACCAGGCGCGGGCGGTCGGCGATGTGATCGTGGCTCGGGCGACGGGTGCGACGGTCGAGGACGGCCGGTGGGGCCGGCACGTGGCGACGGCCGACGAGCGCGCGGTGCCACAGGTGGTCTTCACCGACCCGGAGATCGCGTCGGTGGGCCTGACGGCGGCCGCGGCCGAGGCGGCCGGACTGCGGATCCGGGTGGTGGACTACGACCTGGGCCGCGTTGCCGGGGCCGCCCTCCACGCCGATGGTTACCAGGGCCACGCCCGGATGGTCGTCGACGAGGACCGCAAGGTGATCGTCGGCTGCACCCTCGTCGGTCCGGACGTGGCGGAACTGATCCACGCCGCGACGATCGCCATCGTGGGTGAGGTCCCGCTGGACCGGTTGTGGCACGCGGTTCCGGCGTACCCGACCGTCAGTGAGGTGTGGCTGCGGCTGTTGGAGACGTACGGTCGCTGA
- a CDS encoding HelD family protein, which produces MRRKSALSNGTAGVRDVPPDGQPTASAAAAVTRRSAVAEEQAFLDLAAARRDTLADHLQVELSSPALDAVEGARQRLLRQQYDELRQAREGLVFGRLDGLDGTVRHVGRIGLRTDAEGSEPLLVDWRAPAARPFYTATAVDPQGQARRRHIRTTGSTVVGVDDEPLDGTTTAELVGEGALLAALDQRRTGRMSTAISTLQREQDDIIRAEATGPLIVQGGPGTGKTVVALHRVAYLLFTHRTMADQAVLVLGPSPRFLQYIAQVLPALGETAVVSATCDTLLADVHVSRDESRPLAEIKGRAVWQSALEGYVASLLPRPRELKLRWEGEFYVLPAETVAQALTSAVQGRPYHRARAAFAEQVHHLLADVVAEQREALMDEMEEGFEDILARVDHSMGHDQFPARTATGSDADGLLSEEEIEQLRSRIAENPTIARFITAWWPTLDAATLLTDFLADRALLARFAPQLTPEEIVAVAAEPAGWASSDIPLLDALADLLGDVDAPPPPGEFVADRARRQRSWVYGHVVIDEAQELSEMQWQMVLRRCPSRSITAVGDIDQAEAAHRHTSWAQAVQAVFGDRWTAAELTICYRTPREVMDLTGPVLTKAGSHNTPPRAVRSSGIAPWELAITPAELAAAAVEAVRQLQRRWHGGTVGVIAPASRIAELRTALGDTPVLTAGQSKGLEWDATLLIDPEGIAAEPRGWNGLYVALTRCTQELGQLTLTEQPPAT; this is translated from the coding sequence ATGCGCCGGAAGTCCGCCCTGAGCAACGGCACTGCTGGCGTCAGGGACGTACCACCGGACGGCCAACCGACGGCCTCCGCCGCGGCAGCTGTCACCCGCCGATCCGCGGTCGCCGAGGAACAGGCGTTCCTGGACCTGGCCGCGGCCCGGCGCGACACGCTGGCCGACCACCTTCAGGTCGAGCTCTCCTCGCCGGCCCTGGACGCGGTGGAAGGGGCCCGGCAGCGGCTGCTCCGCCAGCAGTACGACGAACTTCGCCAAGCACGGGAAGGGCTGGTCTTCGGGCGCCTCGACGGCCTTGACGGCACCGTCCGCCACGTCGGCCGGATCGGTCTCCGCACCGACGCCGAGGGCAGTGAGCCACTGCTGGTGGACTGGCGCGCTCCCGCCGCCCGGCCGTTCTACACCGCGACCGCCGTCGACCCACAGGGTCAGGCACGGCGGCGGCACATCCGCACCACGGGATCGACAGTCGTCGGCGTGGACGACGAACCCCTGGACGGGACCACAACGGCGGAACTCGTCGGCGAAGGCGCTCTCCTGGCCGCCCTCGACCAGCGGCGCACCGGTCGCATGTCGACGGCGATCTCCACCCTGCAACGCGAGCAGGACGACATCATCCGGGCTGAGGCGACCGGCCCGCTGATCGTTCAGGGCGGTCCCGGCACGGGCAAGACCGTGGTGGCTCTGCACCGCGTCGCGTACCTGCTGTTCACCCACCGGACCATGGCCGACCAGGCGGTCCTGGTCCTCGGCCCCTCGCCGCGATTCCTTCAGTACATCGCCCAGGTGCTGCCCGCGCTGGGCGAGACCGCCGTCGTCTCGGCGACCTGCGACACCCTACTGGCCGACGTCCACGTCAGCCGCGACGAGAGCCGACCTCTCGCCGAGATCAAAGGTCGCGCCGTCTGGCAGTCCGCGCTCGAAGGCTACGTCGCGTCACTGCTCCCCCGGCCCCGCGAGCTGAAGCTGCGCTGGGAGGGTGAGTTCTACGTCCTTCCCGCCGAGACTGTGGCGCAGGCGCTCACCTCGGCGGTGCAGGGACGGCCGTACCACCGCGCCCGCGCGGCGTTCGCCGAGCAGGTCCACCACCTCCTCGCCGACGTCGTCGCCGAGCAACGCGAGGCGCTGATGGACGAGATGGAGGAGGGTTTCGAGGACATCCTCGCCCGCGTCGACCACAGCATGGGGCATGACCAATTCCCCGCCCGGACCGCCACCGGCAGCGACGCCGACGGGTTGCTCTCCGAGGAGGAGATCGAGCAGCTCCGGAGTCGGATCGCCGAGAACCCCACCATCGCCCGGTTCATCACGGCCTGGTGGCCGACCCTCGACGCCGCAACCCTGCTGACTGATTTCCTGGCCGACCGCGCCCTGCTGGCCCGGTTCGCACCGCAGTTGACCCCCGAGGAGATCGTCGCCGTCGCGGCCGAGCCCGCCGGGTGGGCGTCGAGCGACATTCCGCTGCTCGACGCCCTCGCCGACCTGCTCGGCGATGTCGACGCCCCACCACCACCGGGTGAGTTCGTCGCCGACCGTGCCCGCCGGCAGCGCAGCTGGGTGTACGGCCACGTGGTCATCGACGAGGCTCAAGAGCTGTCGGAGATGCAGTGGCAGATGGTTCTCCGCCGCTGTCCCAGCCGCTCGATCACCGCCGTCGGTGACATCGACCAGGCGGAGGCGGCGCACCGGCACACCAGTTGGGCACAGGCGGTGCAGGCTGTCTTCGGAGACCGCTGGACCGCCGCGGAACTCACCATCTGCTACCGGACCCCGCGCGAGGTCATGGACCTCACCGGCCCGGTCCTGACGAAGGCCGGCAGCCACAACACCCCGCCACGAGCGGTGCGCTCCTCCGGCATCGCCCCCTGGGAGCTCGCGATCACACCCGCCGAGCTCGCTGCCGCCGCCGTCGAAGCGGTACGGCAGTTGCAGCGACGCTGGCACGGTGGGACGGTCGGCGTCATCGCCCCGGCGAGCCGCATAGCCGAACTCCGGACCGCGCTGGGTGACACGCCGGTCCTCACCGCCGGCCAGTCCAAGGGCTTGGAATGGGACGCGACGCTGCTCATCGACCCGGAGGGCATCGCCGCCGAACCGCGCGGCTGGAACGGCCTCTACGTCGCGCTCACCCGATGCACCCAGGAGCTCGGACAGCTGACACTGACGGAGCAACCACCCGCCACCTGA
- a CDS encoding glycoside hydrolase family 15 protein produces the protein MDSYPAIEDHGLIGDLQTAALVTCDGTIDWFCAPRFDSPSIFAALLDKEKGGYFQIAPHDVRYVTKQLYLPGTPILITRFISADGVAEVMDFMPVTGERATDAHRLVRTVTMVRGSMRFRVECRPRFNYAREEHRLERHQNGYVFRGRTATLTFNPVDPVRRLIAEQGDIQLEGGDLVGYSTLNEGDTGGVVLETGGTEPRIISPDEIQGMFEWTQDYWRRWVERSRYTGRWREMVERSAITLKLMTYAPTGAMIAAPTAALPELVGGTRNWDYRYTWVRDTSFSVHALLGLGFTEEVSRYMDWLDERIREAGDHQDPLKIMYRVDGSSDLHEEVLEHLEGYRGSRPVRIGNGAADQLQLDIHGEALYAMHLADEQGIRVSHQVWKSTVRLVDWLCHNWDQPDAGIWESRHHPRNYTFGRVMSWVALDRAIRLATRTGRPGDMACWTKQRNRIYNQVMERGYDRRHGSFVQAYDESVLDAALLAMPAVGFVTPSDPLWQSTLQAIERELVSDSLVHRYDPVHSPDGLPGHEGTFNMCTFWYVEALARSGRLDDARLTFEKMFTFSNHLGLYAEEIASTGEQIGNYPQAFSHLSLINSALTLNDLLDTEADARRRR, from the coding sequence GTGGACAGCTATCCGGCGATCGAGGATCACGGACTTATCGGCGACCTGCAGACCGCCGCGCTGGTGACGTGTGACGGGACGATCGACTGGTTCTGCGCGCCGCGATTCGACTCGCCGAGCATCTTCGCCGCGCTGCTGGACAAGGAGAAGGGCGGCTACTTCCAGATCGCGCCACACGACGTGCGGTACGTGACCAAGCAGCTCTACCTCCCCGGCACACCCATCTTGATCACCCGGTTCATCAGCGCCGACGGGGTGGCCGAGGTGATGGACTTCATGCCGGTCACCGGCGAACGCGCCACCGACGCGCACCGCCTGGTCCGCACCGTCACCATGGTCCGCGGCAGCATGCGCTTCCGGGTGGAGTGCCGGCCGCGGTTCAACTACGCCCGCGAAGAGCATCGGCTGGAGCGCCACCAGAACGGCTACGTCTTCCGCGGCCGGACGGCGACGCTGACGTTCAACCCGGTCGACCCGGTGCGGCGGTTGATCGCCGAACAGGGTGACATCCAGCTTGAGGGGGGTGACCTGGTCGGGTACAGCACGCTGAATGAAGGCGACACCGGCGGGGTGGTCCTGGAGACGGGCGGCACCGAACCGCGCATCATCTCGCCGGACGAGATCCAGGGCATGTTCGAGTGGACCCAGGACTACTGGCGGCGCTGGGTCGAACGTTCCCGCTACACGGGCCGCTGGCGGGAGATGGTCGAGCGCTCCGCCATCACACTGAAACTCATGACGTACGCGCCCACCGGCGCGATGATCGCCGCACCCACCGCCGCGCTGCCCGAACTGGTCGGCGGAACCCGCAACTGGGACTACCGCTACACCTGGGTCCGCGACACCTCGTTCTCGGTGCACGCGCTGCTCGGCCTCGGCTTCACCGAGGAGGTCAGCCGGTACATGGACTGGCTGGACGAGCGGATCCGCGAGGCCGGCGACCATCAGGACCCTCTGAAGATCATGTACCGGGTGGACGGCTCCTCCGACCTGCACGAGGAGGTTTTGGAGCATCTGGAGGGCTACCGCGGCTCGCGGCCGGTACGCATCGGTAACGGCGCCGCCGACCAACTCCAACTCGACATCCACGGCGAGGCGCTCTACGCCATGCACCTCGCCGACGAGCAGGGCATCCGCGTCTCGCACCAGGTGTGGAAGAGCACCGTCCGGCTCGTCGACTGGCTGTGCCACAACTGGGACCAGCCCGACGCCGGCATCTGGGAGAGTCGCCACCACCCCCGCAACTACACCTTCGGCCGGGTGATGTCCTGGGTCGCGCTGGACCGGGCCATCCGGCTGGCCACCCGCACCGGTCGCCCCGGGGACATGGCCTGCTGGACCAAGCAACGCAACCGCATCTACAACCAGGTCATGGAACGCGGATACGACCGGCGTCACGGTTCCTTCGTGCAGGCGTACGACGAGTCGGTGCTCGACGCGGCGCTGCTCGCCATGCCGGCGGTCGGATTCGTCACGCCGAGCGACCCACTGTGGCAGTCCACCTTGCAGGCGATCGAACGCGAACTGGTCTCCGACAGCCTGGTCCACCGGTACGACCCGGTCCACTCCCCCGACGGTCTCCCCGGCCACGAGGGCACCTTCAACATGTGCACCTTCTGGTACGTCGAGGCGCTGGCCCGTTCCGGCCGCCTCGACGACGCCCGCCTCACCTTCGAGAAGATGTTCACCTTCAGCAACCACCTCGGCCTCTACGCCGAGGAGATCGCCTCGACCGGGGAGCAGATCGGCAACTATCCCCAAGCATTCAGCCACCTCTCATTGATCAACTCGGCGCTGACGCTCAACGACCTGCTCGACACCGAGGCCGACGCCCGCCGCCGCCGGTAG
- a CDS encoding LacI family DNA-binding transcriptional regulator, whose amino-acid sequence MVFQQRVKMSDVARTAGVSVATVSKVVNGRYGVAQATVERVQQVIHELGYEASLGAQSLRSHRTNVLGILVAEFEPFSTELLKGASQEVAGSGYQLLAYSSGDGEGAAVGWERRSLARLSGTLIDGAVIVTPTVVETEHSFHVVAVDPHTGPSDLPTVDSDNFAGAVLATNYLLSLGHRRIGHISGRADLKSARLREAGFRSAMADAGVPVDERLVRVGGFRIESAAGTAAELLALADRPSAIFAGNDLSAISTMNVARDMGLSVPDDLSVIGFDNVPESALVNPPLTTIMQPLQRMGAEALRLLVDLIAGVDRDTHIRLPTELVIRSSCRALH is encoded by the coding sequence GTGGTGTTTCAGCAGCGCGTCAAGATGTCGGATGTGGCACGTACAGCCGGCGTCTCCGTCGCGACCGTGTCGAAGGTTGTCAATGGCCGCTACGGCGTGGCCCAGGCAACCGTGGAGCGCGTCCAGCAGGTCATCCACGAGCTCGGCTACGAGGCGAGCCTGGGGGCGCAGAGCCTGCGCAGCCACCGCACCAACGTGCTCGGCATCCTGGTCGCGGAGTTCGAGCCGTTCTCGACCGAGCTACTCAAGGGGGCGTCCCAGGAGGTCGCGGGCAGCGGCTACCAACTGCTGGCCTACTCCAGCGGGGACGGCGAGGGTGCCGCGGTGGGGTGGGAGCGGCGCTCGCTGGCCCGTCTCTCCGGCACCCTCATCGACGGCGCCGTGATCGTCACACCGACCGTGGTCGAGACCGAACACAGCTTCCACGTCGTGGCCGTCGACCCGCACACCGGGCCGTCCGACCTACCCACCGTCGACTCGGACAACTTCGCCGGCGCCGTGCTGGCGACCAACTACCTGCTGTCCCTCGGCCACCGGCGGATCGGGCACATCAGTGGCCGCGCCGACCTGAAGTCGGCGCGGCTGCGCGAGGCCGGCTTCCGCAGCGCGATGGCCGACGCTGGCGTGCCGGTGGACGAGCGCCTCGTCCGCGTCGGCGGATTCCGGATCGAGAGCGCCGCCGGCACCGCCGCGGAGCTGCTCGCCCTCGCCGACCGGCCGAGCGCGATCTTCGCCGGTAACGACCTCTCCGCGATCTCCACGATGAATGTGGCCCGCGACATGGGCCTCTCGGTGCCCGACGACCTCTCGGTGATCGGCTTCGACAACGTGCCGGAGTCGGCGCTGGTCAACCCGCCGCTGACGACCATCATGCAACCGCTGCAGCGGATGGGCGCCGAGGCATTGCGCCTCCTCGTCGACCTGATCGCCGGCGTCGACCGGGACACCCACATCCGGCTCCCCACCGAACTGGTCATCCGTTCGTCCTGCCGCGCGCTGCACTGA
- a CDS encoding ABC transporter substrate-binding protein — translation MATKRRKSAVLALLMTSVLAAAGCSGGGEEAAPQGELYKDPVTLTWWHNASQDGPGKTYWEKVAKDFSALHPTVKIEIEAIETNQLQRTRIPAALLSSDPPDIFMTWGGGEMIEQVEADYLKDITDQVKTEVGNVGIAAETWQVNGKQYGLPFRMGIEGIWYNKEMFAQAGIAAPPTTFEELNAAVTKLKAINVVPIAVGAGDKWPAAHWWYNMALRACSVDTLKKAAKDKNFDDPCFVKAGQDLKTFIDTKPFQPNFIATPGQNDPTSANGMLANGKAAMELMGDWNRGTLETVATDKAKLASFIGWFPVPAISGSPGDPKAVLGGGDGFSCAKNAPAECVEFLKYIVSPEVQKGYAETGTGLPVAKGSEGGVTDPALKSILEATSGASYFQLWLDTAYGSTVGTAMNDAVVAIFAGNGTPEKVVSAMKAAASK, via the coding sequence ATGGCAACGAAGCGGCGTAAAAGTGCCGTCCTTGCACTGTTAATGACAAGTGTTCTTGCTGCCGCCGGGTGCAGCGGCGGTGGCGAAGAAGCGGCACCGCAGGGCGAGCTGTACAAGGACCCGGTGACCCTGACGTGGTGGCACAACGCCTCGCAGGACGGGCCCGGCAAGACCTACTGGGAGAAGGTCGCCAAGGACTTCTCCGCACTCCACCCCACCGTCAAGATCGAGATCGAGGCGATCGAGACGAACCAGCTCCAGCGCACCCGGATCCCTGCCGCGCTGCTGAGCAGCGACCCGCCGGACATCTTCATGACCTGGGGTGGCGGCGAGATGATTGAGCAGGTGGAGGCCGACTACCTCAAGGACATCACCGACCAGGTCAAGACCGAGGTCGGCAACGTCGGCATCGCCGCGGAGACCTGGCAGGTCAACGGCAAGCAGTACGGCCTGCCGTTCCGGATGGGCATCGAAGGCATCTGGTACAACAAGGAGATGTTCGCCCAGGCGGGCATCGCGGCGCCACCGACCACCTTCGAAGAGCTCAACGCCGCGGTCACCAAGCTCAAGGCGATCAACGTCGTCCCGATCGCCGTGGGCGCCGGTGACAAGTGGCCGGCCGCGCACTGGTGGTACAACATGGCGCTGCGCGCCTGCTCGGTCGACACCCTCAAGAAGGCGGCCAAGGACAAGAACTTCGACGACCCGTGCTTCGTGAAGGCCGGCCAGGACCTCAAGACCTTCATCGACACCAAGCCGTTCCAGCCCAACTTCATCGCCACCCCGGGCCAGAACGACCCGACCAGCGCCAACGGCATGCTCGCCAACGGCAAGGCCGCGATGGAGCTCATGGGTGACTGGAACCGCGGCACGCTGGAGACCGTCGCCACGGACAAGGCGAAGCTCGCCTCGTTCATCGGCTGGTTCCCGGTGCCGGCGATCTCCGGTTCCCCGGGCGACCCCAAGGCGGTCCTCGGCGGTGGCGACGGGTTCTCCTGCGCCAAGAACGCCCCTGCGGAGTGCGTCGAGTTCCTCAAGTACATCGTGAGCCCCGAGGTGCAGAAGGGCTACGCCGAGACCGGCACGGGCCTGCCTGTCGCCAAGGGCTCGGAGGGCGGCGTGACGGACCCAGCGCTGAAGTCCATCCTGGAGGCGACTTCAGGGGCGAGCTACTTCCAGCTCTGGCTGGACACGGCCTACGGCAGCACCGTCGGCACCGCGATGAACGATGCGGTCGTCGCCATCTTCGCCGGCAACGGGACGCCTGAGAAGGTCGTCTCGGCGATGAAGGCGGCCGCAAGCAAGTGA
- a CDS encoding carbohydrate ABC transporter permease produces MTSANQIRMPAGGAPASPAGPRRPAGARRADNRRKWYEIIGLTTPAIVVYVMFVLVPMGFAVYYSLFRWRGVGPPTEFVGLRNYTLAFQDPIFLDALRNNAIIVFGSLLIQGPIALGIALLLNRRFRGRSVFRLLVFVPYVLAEVTVGIMWKLLLTGDGTVDALLRSLGMGGLVQAWLADLDVVIWTLLAILTWKYVGFAIILLLAGLSNVPDELTEAAAIDGASWWQIQRHVTIPLLGPTIRIWMFLSMIGSLQIFDMIWVTSVPAVRSLGASATMATYMVDNGFFARLWGYGNAVAVILFVISFVAALLFQRFLLRRDIEGAITRRAK; encoded by the coding sequence GTGACCTCCGCCAACCAGATCCGTATGCCCGCCGGCGGCGCCCCCGCGTCGCCGGCGGGCCCCCGCAGGCCCGCGGGGGCCCGCCGCGCCGACAACCGCCGCAAGTGGTACGAGATCATCGGGCTCACCACGCCGGCCATCGTCGTCTACGTGATGTTCGTGCTGGTGCCGATGGGCTTCGCGGTCTACTACAGCCTGTTCCGGTGGCGCGGCGTCGGGCCGCCCACCGAGTTCGTCGGCCTGCGGAACTACACCCTCGCCTTCCAGGACCCGATCTTCCTCGACGCGTTGCGCAACAACGCCATCATCGTGTTCGGGTCGCTGCTTATCCAGGGGCCGATCGCCCTGGGCATCGCGCTGCTGCTCAACCGTCGCTTCCGCGGACGGTCGGTGTTCCGCCTGCTGGTGTTCGTGCCGTACGTGCTCGCTGAGGTCACCGTCGGCATCATGTGGAAGCTGCTGCTGACCGGCGACGGCACTGTCGACGCGCTGCTGCGGTCACTGGGAATGGGTGGCCTGGTGCAGGCGTGGCTGGCTGACCTGGACGTGGTCATCTGGACCCTGCTGGCCATCCTCACCTGGAAATACGTCGGCTTCGCCATCATTCTGCTCCTCGCCGGACTGTCCAATGTGCCCGACGAGCTGACCGAGGCGGCCGCCATCGACGGCGCGAGCTGGTGGCAGATCCAACGGCACGTCACGATCCCGCTGCTCGGCCCGACGATCCGGATCTGGATGTTCCTGTCCATGATCGGCTCACTGCAGATCTTCGACATGATCTGGGTGACCTCGGTGCCCGCGGTACGGTCCCTCGGCGCGTCGGCCACCATGGCGACCTACATGGTGGACAACGGGTTCTTCGCCCGGCTGTGGGGCTACGGCAACGCCGTGGCGGTCATCCTGTTCGTCATCTCCTTCGTCGCGGCGCTGCTGTTCCAGCGTTTCCTGCTCCGCCGTGACATCGAGGGCGCCATCACCAGAAGGGCGAAGTGA